One stretch of Akkermansia massiliensis DNA includes these proteins:
- a CDS encoding squalene/phytoene synthase family protein, which yields MKGLRQLLSAVSRSFYLSMRFLPREMRPGVAVGYLLARATDTVADTVDMDCRERLALLRMMGATVAGDASREAAASCFGRLGILSTVQTHRGEAELLARFPECLALLEALSPREQMLVRQVLSTIVEGQAWDLEYFEARSSVSCPEQLEHYTYMVAGCVGEFWTRLGLLALGSGFSTQPEDQLLRWGRHYGMGLQLVNILRDREEDLSRGRSYLPTSDVQPWLDRAERWLKEGVFYAESLRNGRLRFSTVLPAWLGLDTLELLQRQEQPGTGKVKITRGTVHSRMWKAFLFSWKEAL from the coding sequence GTTTCCCGGTCCTTTTATTTGAGCATGCGCTTCCTGCCCCGGGAGATGCGCCCCGGCGTGGCCGTGGGCTATCTGCTGGCGCGCGCTACGGATACGGTGGCGGATACCGTGGACATGGATTGCCGGGAACGCCTGGCGCTGCTGAGGATGATGGGCGCGACGGTAGCCGGGGACGCCTCCCGGGAGGCCGCCGCCTCCTGTTTTGGCCGTCTGGGCATTCTTTCCACCGTCCAGACGCACCGGGGGGAGGCGGAGCTGCTGGCCCGTTTTCCAGAATGCCTGGCGCTGCTGGAAGCCCTTTCCCCCCGTGAGCAGATGCTCGTGAGGCAGGTGCTGTCCACCATTGTGGAGGGGCAGGCGTGGGATTTGGAATATTTTGAAGCCCGTTCCTCGGTTTCATGTCCCGAACAACTGGAGCATTATACCTACATGGTGGCCGGCTGCGTGGGAGAATTCTGGACCAGGCTGGGCCTGCTGGCGCTGGGATCAGGCTTCAGCACGCAGCCGGAGGACCAGCTTTTACGCTGGGGCAGGCACTACGGCATGGGGCTGCAATTGGTGAACATTCTGCGCGACCGGGAGGAAGACCTCTCCCGTGGAAGAAGCTATTTGCCTACTTCCGATGTTCAGCCGTGGCTGGACCGGGCAGAACGCTGGCTGAAGGAAGGCGTGTTTTATGCGGAATCCCTCCGGAACGGGCGGCTGCGTTTTTCCACCGTACTGCCCGCATGGCTGGGGCTGGATACGCTGGAACTGCTCCAACGGCAGGAACAGCCGGGAACAGGAAAGGTAAAAATCACGCGCGGGACCGTTCATTCCCGCATGTGGAAGGCCTTTCTCTTTTCCTGGAAGGAAGCCCTGTAG